From a region of the Hypanus sabinus isolate sHypSab1 chromosome 2, sHypSab1.hap1, whole genome shotgun sequence genome:
- the wdr89 gene encoding WD repeat-containing protein 89 isoform X2 produces MGVSLRNWTTPCFQLVHPCMSQSSIHGNAFYSDRGGTSSIMEDIEQWFHDLRIAKRSTQKTEDSTYLLDIDCIKSPTDQSSQLVAVLCSNHCIRVYNKQTLALLQQFQGHSAPISGIRFAQTNSHLLFSASCDGTLKCWDVRLSSAEAVQIYKGYPNNAFISFDISCNDLVICAGTEKKEEDTYMVFWDARSGTNTDCPGGQEPLGVYSETHNNDITQIRFHPSNPNMVASGSTDGLVNIFDISQETEDDALLATCNSDSSVSFVGWSGGQREQIFCLTHDEGFFLWDLAHLHNDEPITRVKIQDARESLKLDSGHLDYLIGGFYHKEADSLFVLGGSHKGKLHFLKCEAGALAHMNSLRDGHSATVRAFYWDVEDNSLLTCGEDSQLVLWKPNAVETTTEKKMTMKLPSDVHRKMRVHSKITYKSKK; encoded by the coding sequence ATCGTGGAGGGACAAGTTCAATCATGGAGGACATTGAACAGTGGTTTCATGACCTGCGCATCGCGAAACGGTCAACGCAGAAAACTGAAGATTCAACCTACCTGCTGGATATTGACTGCATAAAGTCACCCactgatcagagtagtcagttaGTTGCTGTTTTGTGTTCCAACCACTGTATCCGTGTCTACAATAAACAGACTCTGGCTCTGCTTCAACAGTTCCAAGGCCACTCTGCTCCTATTAGTGGGATAAGATTTGCACAAACCAACAGCCATTTACTATTCTCTGCTTCGTGTGATGGGACGCTGAAGTGCTGGGATGTGCGTTTATCTAGCGCGGAGGCAGTGCAGATTTACAAAGGCTATCCTAATAATGCATTTATCAGCTTTGATATTAGCTGTAATGATTTAGTTATCTGTGCTGGAACAGAAAAGAAAGAGGAAGATACTTACATGGTTTTCTGGGATGCCCGAAGTGGAACCAACACTGATTGTCCTGGAGGTCAAGAACCTCTTGGGGTTTATTCAGAGACCCACAATAATGATATCACGCAAATCCGTTTCCATCCCTCCAATCCCAACATGGTGGCTTCAGGCTCAACCGATGGATTGGTCAATATTTTTGACATCAGCCAAGAAACGGAAGACGATGCTCTCCTTGCAACGTGCAACTCTGATTCTTCAGTCAGTTTTGTTGGCTGGTCTGGTGGTCAGCGGGAGCAGATATTTTGCTTGACCCATGACGAAGGTTTCTTTCTGTGGGATCTTGCCCATCTCCATAACGATGAGCCCATCACACGTGTTAAAATACAGGATGCCAGAGAGAGCTTGAAGTTGGACAGTGGCCACTTGGACTACCTGATTGGAGGGTTTTACCACAAGGAAGCTGATAGTTTGTTTGTATTAGGCGGCAGCcataaggggaaacttcactTCCTAAAATGTGAAGCTGGTGCCCTTGCCCACATGAATTCACTACGTGACGGACACTCGGCAACAGTGCGTGCCTTTTACTGGGATGTTGAGGATAATTCTTTGCTGACGTGTGGGGAAGACTCTCAGCTAGTTTTATGGAAACCAAATGCAGTAGAAACAACCACAGAAAAGAAGATGACAATGAAGCTTCCATCAGATGTGCATCGAAAAATGAGAGTTCACAGTAAAATCACTTACAAAAGCAAGAAATAA
- the wdr89 gene encoding WD repeat-containing protein 89 isoform X1, whose protein sequence is MEDIEQWFHDLRIAKRSTQKTEDSTYLLDIDCIKSPTDQSSQLVAVLCSNHCIRVYNKQTLALLQQFQGHSAPISGIRFAQTNSHLLFSASCDGTLKCWDVRLSSAEAVQIYKGYPNNAFISFDISCNDLVICAGTEKKEEDTYMVFWDARSGTNTDCPGGQEPLGVYSETHNNDITQIRFHPSNPNMVASGSTDGLVNIFDISQETEDDALLATCNSDSSVSFVGWSGGQREQIFCLTHDEGFFLWDLAHLHNDEPITRVKIQDARESLKLDSGHLDYLIGGFYHKEADSLFVLGGSHKGKLHFLKCEAGALAHMNSLRDGHSATVRAFYWDVEDNSLLTCGEDSQLVLWKPNAVETTTEKKMTMKLPSDVHRKMRVHSKITYKSKK, encoded by the coding sequence ATGGAGGACATTGAACAGTGGTTTCATGACCTGCGCATCGCGAAACGGTCAACGCAGAAAACTGAAGATTCAACCTACCTGCTGGATATTGACTGCATAAAGTCACCCactgatcagagtagtcagttaGTTGCTGTTTTGTGTTCCAACCACTGTATCCGTGTCTACAATAAACAGACTCTGGCTCTGCTTCAACAGTTCCAAGGCCACTCTGCTCCTATTAGTGGGATAAGATTTGCACAAACCAACAGCCATTTACTATTCTCTGCTTCGTGTGATGGGACGCTGAAGTGCTGGGATGTGCGTTTATCTAGCGCGGAGGCAGTGCAGATTTACAAAGGCTATCCTAATAATGCATTTATCAGCTTTGATATTAGCTGTAATGATTTAGTTATCTGTGCTGGAACAGAAAAGAAAGAGGAAGATACTTACATGGTTTTCTGGGATGCCCGAAGTGGAACCAACACTGATTGTCCTGGAGGTCAAGAACCTCTTGGGGTTTATTCAGAGACCCACAATAATGATATCACGCAAATCCGTTTCCATCCCTCCAATCCCAACATGGTGGCTTCAGGCTCAACCGATGGATTGGTCAATATTTTTGACATCAGCCAAGAAACGGAAGACGATGCTCTCCTTGCAACGTGCAACTCTGATTCTTCAGTCAGTTTTGTTGGCTGGTCTGGTGGTCAGCGGGAGCAGATATTTTGCTTGACCCATGACGAAGGTTTCTTTCTGTGGGATCTTGCCCATCTCCATAACGATGAGCCCATCACACGTGTTAAAATACAGGATGCCAGAGAGAGCTTGAAGTTGGACAGTGGCCACTTGGACTACCTGATTGGAGGGTTTTACCACAAGGAAGCTGATAGTTTGTTTGTATTAGGCGGCAGCcataaggggaaacttcactTCCTAAAATGTGAAGCTGGTGCCCTTGCCCACATGAATTCACTACGTGACGGACACTCGGCAACAGTGCGTGCCTTTTACTGGGATGTTGAGGATAATTCTTTGCTGACGTGTGGGGAAGACTCTCAGCTAGTTTTATGGAAACCAAATGCAGTAGAAACAACCACAGAAAAGAAGATGACAATGAAGCTTCCATCAGATGTGCATCGAAAAATGAGAGTTCACAGTAAAATCACTTACAAAAGCAAGAAATAA